In Candidatus Tanganyikabacteria bacterium, the sequence GAGCCGCCCGACCAGTGGTCGGGAGTGGTGATCTCCTGCGGGACCTGGGGGCTCGGCCTGATGCTCGATCTGGATCTCGAACGAGCGCGGCAGATGGTGAATCGGGAAGAAATTCCCGGAAACGGGTGAAAGAATACACTTCCACCTGGCGAAAATTAGCGCCATGATTGCAGCGGTGGAGTGAGTCCGACCGTCAGGTTCCGCGGGACGGCGGCTCGCGGTTCGGGGCAGGCGCCCCGGACCCTGGTGGCGTAATCGCGAACGGAAGCGCTAGCATGCCCAGCAGCAGTTCGGCACCCGGTGTCGACTGGGAAAGCTACGCCGTGTCCTACGACGCGGTGACCCGGGCCAACCCGGCCTACCGGGCCCTCGTCGCGCGCGTCGAGACGATACTGGATGGCCTCGGACTCGCCGCTTCCGGGAGGACGGCCGACCTGGCTTGCGGCACCGGCACCTTCACGCGCCTCCTCTTGGAACGCGTCCCCGCGGGCACCGTCTTCGCGCTCGACAGGAGCGAAGCCTTCCTGGCGCACCTGTCGGCGCAACTCGGGTCGAAGCCGGCGCTCAGAGCGCTGCGGTTCGACATGGACACCGACCCCTTTCCCGAAGGGGATCTCGACCTGGTGATCTCGATTCACGCCCTGTGCCACGCCAGGGATCCCGGCGCCGTGCTGCGGAAGGTGCATGGCGCCCTCAAGCCGGGTGGGACCTTCATCGTCGCGGACATCGGCAGGCCGCTGGATCTGGCGGCCTGGTCGCGCTACCTCGTGGGCGAACTGGGCCGGGAGTACGCTCGCAAGGGTTGGGGGCCCCTGGGGGCTCTGCCGGCCCTGGCGTTCCTCATGCGCCACCGCAAGGCCGCGGCCGCCAACCGGGCGTTCGAGGCGCGCCAGAAGGCCGGCCTGGTATGGATGCACTCCCTGGAGGAATTCGTCGCCGCGCTCGAGGATGCCGGATTCGCGGTGCATGAGCGCGACGACCGGGAGTATCGGGGAATCGACAGCTTCGCGGTGGCT encodes:
- a CDS encoding class I SAM-dependent methyltransferase → MPSSSSAPGVDWESYAVSYDAVTRANPAYRALVARVETILDGLGLAASGRTADLACGTGTFTRLLLERVPAGTVFALDRSEAFLAHLSAQLGSKPALRALRFDMDTDPFPEGDLDLVISIHALCHARDPGAVLRKVHGALKPGGTFIVADIGRPLDLAAWSRYLVGELGREYARKGWGPLGALPALAFLMRHRKAAAANRAFEARQKAGLVWMHSLEEFVAALEDAGFAVHERDDREYRGIDSFAVARRPEGI